One window of the Natronomonas marina genome contains the following:
- a CDS encoding haloacid dehalogenase type II: MAPVETVTFDSYSTLVDVTAVESALADAVDDPEPVSNHWRSRSLLYTTVANEVDAYDTFYALNRAALEHALESHGVDLPPDEQEAILETYHELAVFDDVRGGLQELDEAGVDVYVLSNGNPEMLASMVDHAGIGEFLEDIISADEVETFKPSAELYRHAAARTGTPIDRVAHVSALFYDVLGASHAGMTGVWLDRGTTPWDDVAGAPDAVVSAIREVGPTLDLT, encoded by the coding sequence ACCTTCGACTCCTACAGCACGCTCGTCGACGTCACCGCCGTCGAGTCGGCACTGGCCGACGCCGTCGACGACCCCGAACCGGTCTCGAACCACTGGCGGTCGCGGTCGCTGCTCTACACCACCGTCGCCAACGAGGTGGACGCCTACGACACCTTCTACGCGCTGAACCGCGCGGCGCTGGAGCACGCCCTGGAGAGTCACGGCGTCGACCTCCCACCGGACGAGCAGGAGGCGATACTGGAGACCTACCACGAACTCGCCGTCTTCGACGACGTTCGCGGGGGGCTGCAGGAACTGGACGAGGCCGGCGTCGACGTCTACGTCCTCTCGAACGGGAATCCCGAGATGCTCGCCTCGATGGTCGACCACGCCGGCATCGGCGAGTTCCTCGAGGACATCATAAGCGCCGACGAGGTGGAGACGTTCAAGCCCAGCGCCGAACTGTACCGCCACGCGGCCGCCCGGACCGGAACGCCAATCGACCGCGTCGCCCACGTCAGCGCGCTGTTCTACGACGTGCTCGGGGCGAGCCACGCCGGCATGACCGGCGTCTGGCTGGACCGGGGGACGACCCCCTGGGACGACGTTGCCGGTGCCCCCGACGCCGTCGTTTCGGCCATCCGCGAGGTCGGCCCGACGCTCGACCTGACGTAA